One Fibrobacter sp. UWB16 DNA window includes the following coding sequences:
- a CDS encoding T9SS type A sorting domain-containing protein, whose translation MNYLTRLLLGLGLTIPMAVWAQPAGPAKKYLNLYYKDNALYLGQYNQNCKTGNSTNYGTCVKSEEIKAALPVRGAFYNVINGKWVAASANASQYQATDLYLLTDIDFGQTLGVDGKCSENHAFLPFSGLTFDGKNKTISNLCRVDKGTMRKASSQSPAGVGLFGDISGKIVKNLKISNVHFIVSDKYANGNPASTDAGDYHAVGALAYQISKSEVYNIQLKNIVIQAPLAGGLAGYIENSTVSGVSTIDDSFIQISNERQIETGYIGSSVTVSGVNFSVFSPYKVLLGGLAGAAFFVDIENVGIAVQVENKAAVNQSSLGGLVGLYVYAPTKQTFSGTNPKNSEIKNIKIHEASSENKLVVSGGVAMGGVFGATKRYEIYASKVYGLEVDKIAVTGLNIAQSMALVDDATVAKPMYFGGVIGNANICNGGILKITETEVKNLNIIESLSENGAFQYYMGGIAGFAACENVNNSGNRDDLFLTLTASKAHGKIVLQGGSSEEDTKPKARASAVIGGLVGNAIVSLEENSTAGDSSEVTINYIAKRASGLTDADSVIVGGVFGAVSKFNRNTINKVRLSGLSYKSSIYIEDDGITARAGGIVGEYPLILSGEPKIDFENVHVDFLGGSVVSYKGENVASENTSSSIGGLCGICRTPELISRSSVRGSFTGTYAVSTPPQKDFYVGGLVGEANVRAPAEMIVKNNYHIGTIADKFNGEKGHAGYLFGYMYGNGLGNEPIMISNYHYGADTIGAIGYFDDYGTFRDIKYFNEKGFNKFVAKNNVRDGFEEDLQSGANGSVKNGIVTMNYMQSQSFADFLNSAWTDTGDQVWVYKNDFPTLVDPGDVGNSSSSSGNTSSSSSSANNGVSSSSNEESSSSFENSSSSEYGSSSSSNVTSSSSWGESSSSSWNGGESSSSVGNSSSSSSAGNGNSSSSSSANNGTSSSSNEGSSSSIANSSSSEYGSSSSSDIASSSSSRNDYSSSSINGKSSSSSSETIKSSSSSSVKSSSSKGSRSSSSNYIYEIAEPTAKQDGNALRMTLVDATTAGKFEKVDYHIQVVSETGVYLDTVVNGKSVENVKNGTWRLDPSPVGEYTVTFTLTDGVDSVSYDKKFVTEKEKTYIPHAWQTLSLYALCQNDGDDCVNQVEKLFARHRDGDNSVATTSVYWWDESNPVGDFWQYRKFSVKDKFDSTRGYWYGSVDNEPLVMSLQTPDTNDAIVWKLENKYSGWNLVANPYGWYVKLPKEKKLRFCQWNAESSDYEEPDVLGPYEAIWVHTEKPMTYRIPLKAAIVLEEEKKALSKSADSENWNLRVVLSDNNGKRDSWNELAAGKAASSLGEPPAGMGDRVNLSIVDGKKRLAKSVKQNADDLEWDLEVSATSTRDGHLNFEGLESVWAKGLRVYATVDNETVEVVKDSPVDVKLASKAKNVSVRVTKSAVAANVAKNLLKGLHVGQMSNVLNVGFDAASKLAGANVKVSVVGIDGRIVATDRAIAREGSNAISMKKPKQGVYFVKVKVGSLSAVTRVMVR comes from the coding sequence ATGAATTATTTAACTCGTCTACTGCTTGGTTTAGGTTTGACCATCCCGATGGCCGTTTGGGCTCAGCCGGCTGGTCCTGCAAAAAAATATCTGAACCTTTACTATAAGGATAATGCCCTTTATCTAGGTCAATACAATCAAAATTGTAAAACCGGAAATTCTACTAATTACGGTACTTGTGTCAAATCCGAAGAAATAAAAGCGGCGCTCCCTGTTCGCGGAGCGTTTTATAATGTGATTAACGGGAAATGGGTGGCAGCATCGGCGAATGCCTCCCAATACCAAGCTACAGATCTTTATCTTCTTACGGATATTGACTTTGGCCAGACTCTTGGTGTGGATGGAAAATGTTCGGAAAATCATGCTTTTTTGCCCTTCTCTGGCCTTACTTTTGATGGAAAAAACAAAACGATTTCGAACCTTTGTCGTGTTGACAAAGGGACCATGAGAAAGGCTTCTAGTCAGTCGCCTGCAGGTGTTGGTTTATTTGGGGATATATCTGGAAAAATCGTAAAAAACTTAAAGATTTCCAATGTTCATTTTATTGTTTCTGATAAATATGCGAATGGAAATCCTGCATCAACGGATGCAGGCGATTACCATGCGGTAGGTGCTCTTGCTTATCAGATTTCTAAAAGTGAAGTGTACAATATTCAATTAAAGAATATTGTTATTCAAGCTCCTCTAGCCGGTGGTTTGGCGGGGTATATTGAAAATTCGACTGTTTCCGGTGTTTCGACTATTGACGATTCGTTTATCCAGATTTCGAATGAACGTCAAATTGAAACTGGCTATATCGGAAGCTCGGTTACGGTATCGGGGGTGAATTTTTCTGTATTTAGTCCCTACAAAGTGCTTTTGGGCGGTCTTGCTGGTGCTGCTTTCTTTGTGGATATCGAGAATGTCGGCATTGCAGTTCAAGTGGAAAATAAGGCGGCTGTAAATCAGTCTTCTTTGGGCGGACTCGTCGGTCTCTATGTTTACGCACCCACGAAACAAACTTTCAGTGGTACGAATCCTAAAAATTCAGAAATCAAAAATATCAAAATCCACGAAGCCTCTAGTGAAAATAAGCTTGTTGTTTCTGGCGGTGTCGCTATGGGCGGTGTGTTTGGTGCTACCAAGAGGTATGAAATATACGCGTCGAAGGTTTATGGCCTCGAGGTGGACAAAATTGCAGTGACTGGGCTGAATATAGCACAAAGCATGGCGCTAGTTGATGATGCTACAGTTGCAAAGCCGATGTATTTCGGAGGTGTTATCGGAAATGCAAATATTTGTAATGGCGGTATCTTGAAAATTACAGAAACAGAAGTAAAAAATTTAAATATCATAGAATCTTTGTCTGAAAATGGCGCCTTCCAATATTATATGGGTGGTATTGCTGGGTTTGCCGCTTGTGAAAATGTGAATAATTCAGGAAATCGAGATGACTTGTTCTTGACGCTTACTGCATCTAAAGCGCATGGAAAAATTGTGCTGCAGGGAGGCTCTTCTGAAGAGGATACAAAACCGAAAGCACGCGCGTCAGCTGTGATTGGCGGCCTTGTCGGAAATGCAATTGTTTCTCTTGAAGAAAACAGCACTGCAGGGGATAGTTCGGAAGTTACGATTAACTACATCGCCAAAAGGGCGTCAGGTTTGACGGATGCTGATTCTGTGATTGTGGGTGGCGTTTTTGGCGCCGTGAGCAAGTTCAACCGTAATACAATCAATAAAGTTCGATTGTCCGGCTTATCTTATAAAAGCTCTATTTATATCGAAGATGACGGTATTACGGCTCGTGCAGGTGGCATTGTAGGCGAATATCCTCTGATTTTATCTGGGGAACCCAAAATTGATTTTGAGAATGTCCATGTAGATTTTTTGGGTGGATCGGTTGTATCGTATAAAGGGGAAAATGTTGCCTCTGAAAATACGTCTTCATCGATTGGTGGACTTTGTGGAATATGCCGTACACCAGAATTAATTAGTCGTAGCTCTGTTCGCGGTTCGTTTACGGGAACTTATGCCGTGTCGACGCCCCCGCAAAAAGATTTCTATGTCGGTGGACTCGTTGGCGAAGCGAACGTTCGTGCTCCAGCAGAAATGATTGTGAAAAATAACTATCATATCGGGACGATTGCTGATAAGTTTAATGGTGAAAAGGGACATGCAGGCTATCTTTTTGGCTATATGTATGGTAACGGACTGGGTAATGAGCCGATAATGATATCGAACTATCATTATGGAGCCGATACTATTGGTGCAATCGGTTATTTCGATGATTATGGTACATTTAGAGATATTAAGTATTTTAATGAAAAAGGTTTCAATAAGTTTGTTGCTAAGAACAATGTTCGCGATGGCTTTGAAGAAGATTTGCAAAGTGGAGCAAATGGGTCCGTTAAGAATGGCATTGTTACTATGAATTACATGCAATCTCAAAGTTTTGCAGATTTCTTGAACAGTGCGTGGACGGATACTGGAGACCAGGTCTGGGTGTATAAAAACGATTTTCCGACCCTGGTTGATCCTGGGGATGTGGGCAATTCCAGTTCAAGCTCCGGAAATACTTCTAGCTCTTCGAGTTCTGCGAACAATGGTGTTTCCAGTTCCAGCAACGAAGAATCTTCTAGCAGTTTCGAAAATTCCTCCTCGTCTGAATACGGTTCATCCTCTTCTTCGAATGTGACTTCTTCGTCGTCTTGGGGTGAATCCTCCTCGTCATCTTGGAACGGAGGCGAATCGAGCAGCAGTGTTGGCAATTCTTCGAGCTCTTCAAGTGCAGGCAATGGGAATAGTTCGTCTAGTTCCAGTGCAAATAATGGAACCTCGAGTTCTAGTAACGAGGGTTCTTCAAGCAGTATTGCAAACTCCTCGTCGTCAGAATACGGTTCATCCTCTTCTTCGGATATCGCATCTTCTTCGTCATCTAGGAACGATTACTCTTCGTCATCCATAAACGGGAAGTCATCATCTTCTTCAAGTGAAACGATAAAATCTAGCAGCAGTTCTAGTGTAAAATCGAGTTCAAGCAAGGGTAGTCGCTCTAGCTCTAGTAACTATATCTATGAAATTGCAGAACCGACTGCGAAACAGGATGGCAATGCGCTTCGCATGACTTTGGTTGATGCAACAACCGCTGGCAAATTTGAAAAGGTGGATTACCATATTCAGGTTGTCTCTGAAACTGGCGTGTACCTCGATACCGTTGTTAATGGAAAATCCGTTGAAAATGTCAAGAACGGCACTTGGCGCCTTGATCCGTCGCCAGTAGGTGAATATACAGTAACCTTCACGCTTACGGATGGCGTTGATTCTGTCAGCTATGATAAAAAGTTCGTCACGGAAAAAGAAAAGACTTATATTCCGCACGCTTGGCAGACGCTTTCGCTGTATGCCCTTTGCCAAAATGATGGCGATGATTGCGTGAATCAGGTGGAAAAGCTTTTTGCCCGCCATCGTGATGGGGATAATTCGGTTGCAACCACTTCTGTTTATTGGTGGGATGAATCGAACCCGGTTGGCGATTTCTGGCAATACCGCAAGTTCAGTGTGAAGGATAAGTTCGATTCTACTCGCGGTTACTGGTACGGCTCCGTTGATAACGAGCCGCTGGTGATGAGCTTGCAGACTCCAGATACGAACGATGCTATCGTCTGGAAACTTGAAAATAAGTATTCTGGCTGGAACCTCGTGGCTAATCCGTATGGCTGGTATGTGAAGCTCCCGAAAGAAAAGAAACTTCGGTTCTGCCAGTGGAATGCTGAATCCAGCGATTATGAGGAACCTGATGTCCTTGGACCATATGAGGCTATCTGGGTTCATACCGAAAAGCCTATGACGTATCGCATTCCGTTGAAGGCCGCAATTGTTCTTGAAGAAGAAAAGAAGGCTTTGAGCAAGAGCGCCGATTCTGAAAACTGGAATCTCCGCGTCGTCCTTTCTGATAATAATGGCAAGCGCGATTCCTGGAATGAACTTGCTGCAGGGAAGGCTGCTTCGTCTCTGGGTGAACCGCCTGCCGGTATGGGCGACCGCGTAAACCTCTCCATTGTCGATGGCAAAAAGCGACTTGCCAAGAGCGTGAAGCAGAATGCCGACGACCTCGAATGGGATCTCGAAGTGAGCGCAACGAGCACTCGTGATGGCCATTTGAACTTTGAAGGTCTCGAAAGCGTTTGGGCGAAGGGCTTGCGCGTGTATGCGACGGTCGATAACGAAACGGTCGAAGTCGTGAAGGACAGCCCGGTGGACGTCAAGCTTGCTTCTAAGGCTAAGAATGTCTCTGTTCGAGTGACCAAGAGTGCAGTAGCTGCTAACGTGGCGAAGAATCTCCTCAAGGGATTGCACGTCGGTCAGATGTCTAACGTGCTGAATGTCGGTTTCGATGCCGCCTCCAAGCTCGCTGGTGCGAATGTGAAGGTCTCCGTTGTGGGAATCGATGGTCGAATCGTTGCAACGGATAGGGCAATTGCCCGCGAAGGCTCGAACGCCATCTCCATGAAAAAGCCCAAGCAGGGTGTCTACTTCGTGAAGGTCAAGGTCGGAAGCCTTAGTGCCGTCACCCGCGTTATGGTTCGATAA
- a CDS encoding transporter yields the protein MLKKIIMGAALLASTSFATYSTFPVPAAQSGEARLNADFSMQDKWKGLDLAVKGRFVPVQNLELFLNLPFAVVTRWDGNDVDQERMKNMTFGARYQIIPNVAGFLDVTFPTGKKAYDDDGLTFYFGGQYSQDFGAVGLGTELGLAITTEGDDKVKPPMELSLNAELDPNVSPVISPYFGATLKVLLNDPKLDGHKAGDTSGDIGVFPYLGATFKINEMLSFDANATFGLGKDYLRYTCGGNDKVSITLEAGIIAKF from the coding sequence ATGTTAAAAAAAATCATCATGGGAGCAGCTCTCCTCGCATCCACCAGCTTTGCAACTTACAGCACATTCCCGGTTCCGGCCGCTCAAAGTGGTGAAGCACGACTCAATGCAGACTTTTCTATGCAGGACAAGTGGAAGGGACTTGACCTCGCCGTTAAAGGCCGCTTCGTTCCTGTCCAGAATTTGGAACTTTTCCTGAACCTTCCATTTGCTGTAGTTACCCGTTGGGATGGCAATGATGTAGACCAAGAACGTATGAAGAACATGACGTTCGGTGCCCGTTACCAAATCATTCCGAACGTAGCCGGCTTCCTTGATGTAACATTCCCGACTGGCAAAAAAGCTTATGACGATGACGGCTTGACCTTCTACTTCGGTGGCCAGTACTCACAGGACTTCGGTGCAGTCGGTCTCGGAACAGAATTAGGTCTTGCCATCACAACAGAAGGCGACGACAAGGTTAAGCCGCCAATGGAATTGAGTCTCAATGCAGAATTGGATCCGAACGTATCCCCGGTTATTTCGCCCTACTTTGGTGCAACCCTTAAGGTTTTGTTGAACGACCCGAAGCTTGACGGACACAAGGCTGGCGACACGAGCGGCGATATCGGCGTGTTCCCGTACTTGGGCGCCACATTCAAAATCAATGAAATGCTTTCCTTTGACGCCAACGCAACATTTGGTCTCGGCAAGGATTATCTGAGATACACTTGCGGCGGCAACGACAAGGTGTCCATCACTCTGGAAGCAGGCATCATCGCTAAATTCTAA
- a CDS encoding extracellular solute-binding protein — translation MKTFSLRSLLAVPMAAALAFALAACNESGDSKSGQSSKKGTAVSEADCPILPLDSTATGEFDPIASKEARACGSITLWGSAMPKSFNMWEDYNSFSAELMNMMFEPLVSLHTTEDREVGILADKWEVSEDGRTFTFHVDPRAKWSDGKSITAEDVQFYYDVIMDEKNLTPIFKVGLSRFERPEVVDSLTVRMTAKESHWGNFWEAAGMLAFPKHVWGGKDFNKIRYEFPVVSGPYIIKTFREDRFVELQRRSDWWGFKKNWNHGKYNFQKIRYRFMNDQTKALEAFKKQDFNAYAIYTSSIWMKQTDFDAVKKGWAVKQRIYNKEPIGFQGMAINLRKPQFQDVRVRRALSYLLNREAMNEKYMYGQYFLLNSYYPDLWANNQNPTAPVYSYNPEKARALFAEAGYKVNGEGVLEKDGKPFAINFITSQEDLRHLTLFQEDLKKVGVVATIEQMSQSTLRKRLDDADFDLYWVNWGAGRLRDPEASWISTTAMQKGTNNLAGVQDPVVDSLINLQKTEFDLAKRNEILKALDNRLAEIVPYVLMWQCDHHRILYWNRYGTPEKILDQFNREDAIPVYWWVDPVKSAALDKAMKSGESLPIPPFDIR, via the coding sequence ATGAAAACTTTCTCCCTCCGCTCTTTACTTGCCGTCCCGATGGCGGCCGCTCTCGCTTTTGCTCTTGCCGCCTGCAATGAATCCGGCGATTCCAAATCCGGCCAATCTTCGAAAAAAGGCACCGCCGTTTCCGAAGCCGATTGCCCGATTCTCCCGCTCGATTCTACGGCAACAGGCGAGTTCGACCCGATTGCCTCCAAGGAAGCCCGCGCTTGCGGTTCTATCACGCTTTGGGGCTCCGCCATGCCGAAGTCTTTCAACATGTGGGAAGACTACAATAGCTTCTCTGCTGAGCTCATGAACATGATGTTCGAACCGCTCGTGAGCCTGCATACCACCGAAGACCGCGAAGTCGGTATTCTCGCTGACAAGTGGGAAGTCTCCGAAGACGGCAGAACGTTCACGTTCCATGTGGACCCGCGCGCGAAGTGGAGCGATGGCAAGTCCATCACCGCTGAAGATGTTCAGTTCTACTACGACGTCATCATGGACGAAAAGAACCTCACGCCGATTTTCAAGGTGGGCCTCAGCCGCTTTGAACGCCCGGAAGTTGTCGATAGCTTGACGGTTCGCATGACCGCGAAGGAATCGCACTGGGGCAACTTCTGGGAAGCGGCTGGCATGCTTGCATTCCCGAAGCACGTGTGGGGTGGTAAGGACTTCAACAAGATTCGTTACGAATTTCCGGTCGTCTCTGGTCCGTACATTATCAAGACGTTCCGCGAAGACCGCTTTGTCGAACTCCAGCGCCGCAGCGACTGGTGGGGCTTCAAGAAGAACTGGAATCATGGCAAGTACAACTTCCAGAAAATCCGTTACCGCTTCATGAACGACCAGACAAAGGCGCTCGAAGCGTTCAAAAAGCAGGATTTTAACGCTTACGCCATTTACACGAGCAGCATCTGGATGAAGCAGACCGATTTTGATGCCGTGAAAAAAGGCTGGGCTGTCAAACAGCGCATCTACAACAAGGAACCGATTGGCTTCCAGGGCATGGCCATCAACCTCCGCAAGCCGCAGTTCCAGGATGTCCGCGTCCGTCGCGCACTTTCGTACCTCTTGAACCGTGAAGCGATGAATGAAAAGTACATGTACGGCCAGTACTTCCTCTTGAACAGCTATTATCCGGACCTTTGGGCGAATAACCAGAACCCGACGGCGCCTGTTTACAGCTACAATCCCGAAAAGGCCCGTGCGCTCTTTGCCGAAGCGGGCTACAAGGTGAATGGCGAAGGCGTTCTTGAAAAGGACGGCAAGCCGTTTGCCATCAACTTTATCACGAGCCAGGAAGATTTGCGCCATCTGACGCTTTTCCAGGAAGACTTGAAGAAGGTGGGCGTGGTGGCGACCATCGAACAGATGAGCCAGAGCACGCTCCGCAAGCGTTTGGACGATGCGGACTTTGACCTTTACTGGGTGAACTGGGGGGCTGGCCGCCTCCGCGACCCGGAAGCAAGCTGGATTTCTACGACTGCCATGCAGAAAGGCACGAACAACCTCGCTGGTGTTCAAGACCCTGTTGTTGATAGCCTCATCAACTTGCAGAAGACTGAATTTGACCTCGCGAAGCGCAATGAAATCTTGAAGGCGCTTGATAACCGCCTTGCCGAAATCGTCCCGTACGTGCTCATGTGGCAATGCGACCACCACCGCATCCTCTACTGGAACCGTTACGGCACGCCCGAAAAGATTCTTGACCAGTTCAACCGCGAAGATGCAATCCCCGTTTACTGGTGGGTCGATCCGGTCAAGTCCGCCGCTCTCGACAAGGCGATGAAATCCGGCGAATCGCTCCCGATTCCGCCGTTCGATATAAGATAG
- the rnc gene encoding ribonuclease III encodes MEEQNLLHKILKLWFRQKSGDGLEAKLGYRFRDPELLAHALVHRSFLVGKDVPYASNNERLEFLGDSVLNMLTTEFLYRTYPSDPEGELSKRKSAIVSGHACAQSSKEWDLSEYVKIGKSEAKMGGRGKESILADAYEAVLGAVYLDGGLEEVRAILNKFHFPRVQEIISATDFVNYKSELLEFCQGKLRCSPEYVIVGEEGPEHQKVFTVEVVVNGKAYARGQGPNKKKAEQEASRLSLETLKAEAAEADAKKAAAPKVKQPAHHIGLP; translated from the coding sequence TTGGAAGAACAAAACTTGCTCCACAAGATTCTTAAACTCTGGTTTCGCCAGAAGTCCGGTGACGGGCTTGAGGCTAAGCTTGGGTACAGATTCCGCGATCCAGAACTGCTGGCTCATGCACTCGTCCACCGCTCGTTCCTCGTCGGGAAAGATGTCCCGTACGCAAGCAACAACGAGCGCCTGGAGTTCCTCGGCGATTCCGTCCTCAACATGCTTACGACGGAATTTTTGTACAGGACTTATCCGAGCGATCCGGAGGGCGAACTCTCCAAGCGCAAGAGCGCGATTGTCTCGGGACACGCCTGCGCTCAGTCGTCCAAGGAATGGGACTTGAGCGAATATGTGAAAATCGGAAAGTCCGAAGCCAAGATGGGCGGTCGCGGCAAGGAAAGCATTCTCGCTGATGCCTATGAAGCTGTGCTTGGCGCCGTCTATCTCGATGGCGGTCTCGAAGAAGTCCGTGCCATTTTGAATAAGTTCCATTTCCCACGCGTGCAAGAAATCATCAGTGCAACCGACTTTGTGAACTACAAAAGCGAACTTCTGGAATTTTGCCAGGGCAAATTGCGCTGCTCTCCGGAGTACGTGATTGTCGGTGAAGAAGGTCCGGAACACCAGAAGGTGTTTACTGTCGAAGTGGTCGTGAACGGCAAAGCGTATGCCCGCGGTCAAGGCCCGAACAAGAAGAAGGCGGAACAGGAAGCCTCCCGCCTGTCGCTTGAAACGCTCAAGGCTGAAGCTGCCGAAGCCGATGCTAAAAAAGCCGCCGCACCCAAAGTCAAACAACCCGCGCACCATATCGGATTGCCGTAA
- the fabG gene encoding 3-oxoacyl-[acyl-carrier-protein] reductase, with translation MPTKSIVTGASRGIGLAIARELAARGSDVVLISRGGCPEQAEAIAKEFGVKTFTFACDVSNSESVKDAFKQAIDALGGVDCLVNNAGITRDGLVLRMKDEDFDNVIATDLRSTFLCTRAVLRTMMGARKGSIVNIASLNGIRTQAGQANYAAAKAGVIGMTKSNSMEFGSRGITVNAVAPGFIDTDMTAAMSEETRAKYAAQIPLGRLGQPEDVAKAVAFLASDDAKYITGQVIGVDGGLNA, from the coding sequence ATGCCTACGAAGTCTATTGTGACTGGCGCATCTCGTGGTATCGGTCTTGCCATTGCAAGAGAACTCGCTGCTCGCGGCTCTGACGTTGTTCTTATTTCCCGTGGTGGCTGTCCGGAACAGGCAGAAGCTATCGCCAAGGAATTCGGTGTCAAGACGTTCACGTTCGCATGCGACGTGAGCAACTCCGAATCCGTGAAGGACGCTTTCAAACAAGCTATCGACGCACTGGGTGGCGTGGACTGCCTCGTGAACAACGCTGGCATCACCCGTGACGGCCTCGTACTTCGCATGAAGGACGAAGATTTCGATAACGTTATCGCAACGGACCTCCGCTCGACGTTCCTCTGCACCAGAGCCGTCCTCAGGACGATGATGGGCGCCCGCAAAGGCAGCATCGTGAACATTGCAAGCTTGAACGGTATCAGAACTCAGGCTGGCCAGGCCAACTACGCTGCTGCTAAGGCTGGTGTGATCGGCATGACCAAGTCCAACTCCATGGAATTCGGCTCTCGCGGCATCACCGTGAACGCTGTCGCTCCAGGATTCATCGATACGGACATGACCGCCGCCATGAGTGAAGAAACTCGTGCAAAATATGCCGCTCAGATTCCGCTTGGCCGCCTCGGTCAGCCGGAAGATGTCGCCAAGGCAGTCGCATTTTTGGCCTCCGACGATGCCAAATACATTACCGGACAGGTAATTGGTGTCGATGGGGGCTTGAACGCTTAA
- a CDS encoding DASS family sodium-coupled anion symporter has translation MTKAKLIKLIIASVLAIAALFVPYEALGFVGDHALNTLEIRVIAIFVMAALFWILQPFPIWSTSMFVIVLMILTLSNSALIPFRVEGVEPLKFKDIMATFANPIIMLFLGGFFLASAACKYNMDKNLARVLLKPFGKDPKWVLLGLMIITAVFSMFMSNTATAAMMLAILGPVLKLFDANDRGKAAFALAIPLGANIGGMGTPIGTPPNAIALGALQSSGFNISFGQWMEFGVPYVIVMMILAWFLLLKLYPIKMKEMNLDIEGAEGFDKSPRAIIVYITFAVCVLLWVTGKNVHGLNDNVIAMIPMAVFALTGVINKKDLNEMSWDVLWLVAGGFALGLGLQQTGLAKDLINAIPFNTWSPVVLMVGCGFICLFMANFMSHTSTASLLVPIFIVVAVSCKENLAPLGGVTSLMVAVAFASSLGMCLPISTPPNALAHATGYTDTRGMAITGIVMGIGGLVLSWIMMFGLSKVNFFEDPAEAAAAPAAAAAPAPAAPVYAKPAEVAAPAETIAEPAADSAAVAIPADSAAKVVVTDSAAAK, from the coding sequence ATGACAAAAGCTAAACTCATCAAACTAATCATTGCATCGGTGCTCGCCATCGCTGCCCTCTTCGTCCCGTACGAAGCCCTCGGCTTCGTTGGTGACCACGCGTTGAACACTCTCGAAATTCGCGTCATCGCAATCTTTGTGATGGCTGCCCTTTTCTGGATCCTTCAACCGTTCCCAATCTGGTCCACCTCCATGTTCGTCATCGTGTTGATGATTCTCACGCTTTCGAACTCGGCTCTTATCCCGTTCCGCGTGGAAGGTGTTGAACCGCTCAAGTTCAAGGACATCATGGCAACGTTTGCCAACCCGATCATCATGCTCTTCTTGGGTGGCTTCTTCCTTGCCTCTGCCGCTTGCAAGTACAACATGGACAAGAACCTTGCCCGCGTGCTCCTCAAGCCGTTTGGTAAGGATCCGAAGTGGGTGCTCCTTGGCCTCATGATTATTACCGCTGTGTTCTCCATGTTCATGAGCAACACCGCTACTGCTGCTATGATGCTCGCTATCCTCGGCCCGGTGCTCAAGCTCTTTGATGCCAACGACCGCGGTAAAGCTGCTTTTGCCCTTGCCATCCCGCTCGGTGCTAACATCGGTGGTATGGGTACTCCGATCGGTACGCCTCCTAACGCCATCGCTCTTGGCGCTCTCCAGTCCAGCGGCTTCAACATCTCGTTTGGCCAGTGGATGGAATTCGGTGTTCCGTATGTGATTGTTATGATGATTCTTGCTTGGTTCTTGCTTCTCAAGCTCTATCCGATCAAGATGAAGGAAATGAACCTCGATATCGAAGGTGCTGAAGGTTTTGACAAGAGTCCGCGCGCTATCATCGTTTACATCACCTTCGCTGTTTGCGTACTTTTGTGGGTGACCGGTAAGAATGTCCATGGCCTCAACGACAACGTGATTGCTATGATCCCGATGGCTGTGTTTGCTTTGACGGGCGTGATTAATAAGAAGGACCTCAACGAAATGAGCTGGGACGTTCTCTGGCTCGTGGCTGGTGGTTTTGCTCTTGGTCTCGGTTTGCAGCAGACGGGTCTTGCAAAGGACCTCATCAACGCTATTCCGTTCAACACCTGGTCTCCGGTCGTTCTCATGGTCGGTTGCGGCTTCATCTGCCTCTTCATGGCAAACTTCATGAGCCACACCTCCACTGCTAGCTTGCTTGTCCCGATCTTCATCGTCGTGGCTGTGAGCTGCAAGGAAAACCTCGCTCCGCTCGGTGGCGTGACCTCCTTGATGGTCGCTGTCGCATTCGCAAGCTCCCTTGGTATGTGCCTCCCGATTTCTACGCCGCCTAACGCACTTGCTCACGCTACGGGATACACGGATACGCGTGGCATGGCTATCACGGGTATCGTGATGGGTATCGGCGGTCTCGTGCTCTCCTGGATCATGATGTTCGGCCTTTCCAAGGTCAACTTCTTCGAAGATCCGGCTGAAGCTGCCGCTGCTCCGGCTGCTGCCGCCGCTCCGGCACCTGCCGCACCTGTTTATGCAAAGCCTGCCGAAGTTGCTGCTCCGGCTGAAACAATCGCTGAACCGGCTGCTGATAGCGCTGCCGTCGCCATTCCGGCTGACTCTGCTGCTAAGGTCGTGGTCACGGATTCCGCTGCTGCTAAGTAA
- the acpP gene encoding acyl carrier protein, with protein sequence MNEEIFKKVTDVIVAKLEVKAEDVKPESEFGNDLGADSLDRVELVMALEDEFDVEILDSDAEKFQKVSDVVAFLEAHKK encoded by the coding sequence ATGAACGAAGAAATTTTCAAGAAGGTCACGGACGTGATCGTTGCTAAGTTGGAAGTCAAGGCTGAAGATGTCAAGCCCGAATCTGAATTCGGTAATGACCTCGGTGCAGACTCCTTGGACCGTGTTGAACTCGTTATGGCCCTCGAAGACGAATTCGATGTCGAAATCCTCGATTCTGACGCTGAAAAGTTCCAGAAGGTTTCTGACGTTGTTGCTTTCCTCGAAGCACACAAGAAGTAA